A stretch of Kaistella flava (ex Peng et al. 2021) DNA encodes these proteins:
- a CDS encoding YHS domain-containing protein, which translates to MKNYLMIMLLAASTIACSQETHTVKHVHKASQKMNLTGITVVNAEDPICQMKTADFLKDTANYKGKIYGFCSESCKDKFKKNPEKYTQNERK; encoded by the coding sequence ATGAAAAATTACTTAATGATCATGCTCCTCGCAGCATCCACCATCGCTTGCTCCCAAGAAACTCATACGGTAAAACACGTCCACAAAGCCAGTCAAAAAATGAACTTAACAGGAATAACCGTCGTCAACGCAGAAGATCCAATTTGTCAAATGAAAACTGCCGACTTTCTAAAAGACACCGCCAATTATAAAGGAAAAATCTACGGATTCTGCAGTGAAAGTTGCAAAGATAAATTCAAAAAAAATCCTGAAAAATACACTCAAAATGAAAGAAAATAA
- the nuoH gene encoding NADH-quinone oxidoreductase subunit NuoH, with translation MELITFKIILVVVLFAVSLGVAAYSTWGERKVAAILQDRIGPNRAGPFGILQPLADGGKLFFKEGFVPQGADRFLFYIGPAITMFISLITGAVIPWGKSLNIGGNSFDIQVANIDVGVLYLIAMVSIGVYGMMIGGWASNNKYSLIGAIRASSQMISYELAMGLSLLSIILMSGSLDLHHITSSQGVGKIWGFIPADGMNWNIFYQPLAFLIFFIAAMAETGRAPFDLPECESELVNGFMTEYSSMNFGQYMFGEYVNMFISNALIATLFFGGFNYPGINWVAENWGENIAGTLSIVAILGKTIIGILIFMWIRWTIPRFRYDQLMHLGWKKLIPLALVNLVITAAVIVFFAH, from the coding sequence ATGGAGTTAATTACTTTTAAAATAATATTAGTTGTTGTACTTTTCGCAGTATCATTAGGTGTTGCCGCCTACTCAACGTGGGGCGAAAGAAAAGTAGCTGCGATTCTTCAGGACAGAATTGGTCCTAACAGAGCTGGTCCTTTCGGGATTTTGCAACCGTTAGCTGATGGTGGGAAATTGTTCTTCAAAGAAGGATTTGTACCACAGGGAGCTGATCGATTTTTATTCTATATCGGACCCGCGATAACCATGTTTATTTCCCTGATTACCGGAGCGGTTATTCCTTGGGGAAAATCGTTAAACATCGGTGGAAATTCTTTTGATATCCAGGTTGCCAATATTGATGTTGGAGTTTTGTATCTGATAGCAATGGTTTCTATCGGGGTTTATGGAATGATGATTGGTGGCTGGGCTTCTAATAATAAGTACTCTTTGATTGGAGCAATTCGTGCTTCATCTCAAATGATTTCTTATGAATTGGCGATGGGTCTTTCTCTTCTTTCTATTATTTTAATGTCAGGAAGTTTAGATCTACATCATATCACCTCTTCACAGGGAGTCGGAAAAATATGGGGTTTCATTCCAGCTGATGGTATGAACTGGAATATATTTTATCAACCTCTCGCATTTCTTATCTTTTTTATTGCTGCAATGGCAGAAACTGGTCGTGCACCTTTTGATTTACCTGAGTGTGAATCTGAGTTGGTGAATGGTTTTATGACTGAATACTCTTCAATGAACTTTGGACAATATATGTTTGGTGAATATGTGAATATGTTTATTTCTAATGCTTTAATTGCTACTTTATTTTTCGGTGGATTTAATTATCCTGGAATTAATTGGGTTGCAGAAAATTGGGGAGAAAATATTGCAGGAACATTAAGTATTGTTGCGATTTTAGGAAAAACGATAATTGGAATTTTAATCTTTATGTGGATCCGCTGGACGATCCCGAGATTTAGATATGACCAATTAATGCATTTAGGTTGGAAAAAACTAATCCCATTAGCATTAGTGAATTTAGTAATTACGGCAGCCGTAATTGTTTTCTTCGCACATTAA
- a CDS encoding NADH-quinone oxidoreductase subunit N: MSVLIIIFLTAIVALFAGVFEQGKFSRYISILGLMIAFYVSFLPEVSFFSQYQHMFEFGANAAMFTKIAIVITILLFFLGGFSFSNHRNHQSELYALMLFSLCGGVILFGFQNLVTLFLGVEILSIPLYVLAGSNKTDLRSNEASIKYFLMGAFATGFLLFGVALIYGSSGSFDLYKIHEFAVMNPKNLMFILGAILMLVALAFKVSLAPFHMWSPDVYQGSPSLITAFMMSVVKISSFFAFFKLMTIGFLGITGEWINIIGVLIIITLFLANVMGLAQTNVKRMLAYSSVSHVGYISLIFYGMNSLSSYNLAFYLFAYSLATVGVMMCLIWVEKLKRDTSYNAFKGLGHTEPILAVAATVSLLSMAGIPLTAGFMGKFAIFAQAIDKSPFLVLVAVLGSAISIAYYLRLIMAMFFPKESSFKTSERVSLTYNIVAVFVIVALVAMGVFPDLFAKQFGL, from the coding sequence ATGAGCGTTTTAATAATTATATTCCTTACCGCAATTGTCGCATTATTTGCGGGTGTTTTTGAACAGGGAAAATTCTCGAGATACATTAGTATTTTGGGACTGATGATTGCTTTTTATGTCAGTTTCTTACCGGAAGTATCATTCTTCAGCCAATACCAACACATGTTTGAGTTTGGAGCAAATGCTGCCATGTTCACCAAAATAGCAATTGTTATTACGATACTGTTATTCTTCCTGGGAGGTTTTTCTTTCAGCAATCACAGAAATCACCAGTCAGAATTATATGCGCTAATGTTATTTTCATTATGTGGAGGAGTAATCTTATTCGGATTCCAAAACTTGGTGACTTTATTTTTAGGAGTCGAAATCCTTTCTATTCCTTTATATGTTTTAGCAGGAAGTAACAAAACTGATTTGCGTTCCAACGAAGCTTCAATAAAATACTTCTTGATGGGAGCTTTTGCTACCGGATTTCTTTTATTCGGAGTTGCCTTAATTTACGGAAGCAGTGGTAGTTTCGACCTTTATAAAATCCACGAATTTGCGGTAATGAATCCTAAAAACTTAATGTTTATTTTGGGCGCGATTTTAATGTTAGTTGCTTTAGCTTTTAAAGTATCTCTAGCACCTTTCCACATGTGGAGTCCAGATGTATACCAAGGTTCACCTTCACTGATCACTGCATTTATGATGTCGGTGGTGAAGATTTCTTCGTTCTTTGCTTTCTTTAAATTAATGACGATTGGTTTCTTAGGAATCACCGGAGAATGGATTAATATTATCGGCGTTTTAATCATCATAACTTTATTCCTTGCGAATGTAATGGGATTAGCGCAAACCAACGTAAAAAGAATGTTGGCCTACTCTTCCGTTTCTCACGTTGGATATATCTCGCTGATTTTTTACGGAATGAACAGTCTTTCAAGTTACAACTTGGCGTTCTATTTATTCGCTTATTCATTAGCAACAGTTGGGGTAATGATGTGTTTAATCTGGGTAGAAAAATTGAAAAGAGATACTTCTTACAACGCTTTTAAAGGATTAGGACACACGGAACCAATCTTGGCCGTAGCTGCAACCGTATCACTGCTGTCAATGGCTGGTATTCCTTTAACTGCAGGATTCATGGGAAAATTTGCCATCTTCGCACAAGCGATTGACAAATCACCATTCTTAGTTCTAGTCGCTGTTTTGGGATCTGCAATTTCAATTGCTTACTATCTTCGTCTAATTATGGCGATGTTCTTCCCGAAAGAAAGCAGTTTCAAAACCTCAGAAAGAGTTTCATTAACTTACAATATCGTAGCGGTATTCGTTATCGTAGCATTAGTAGCGATGGGCGTTTTCCCGGATTTGTTTGCTAAACAATTTGGTTTGTAA
- a CDS encoding 2Fe-2S iron-sulfur cluster-binding protein: MSEEIKKFKITIDGQTTEVLPGTSILEAARQIGGKSVPPAMCYYKPLESSGGRCRTCLVEVSKGSDADTRPMPKLVASCRTSVMDGMEVKNLQSEKTQEARNAVTEFLLINHPLDCPICDQAGECHLQDLSYEHGLEKTRTEFERRTFEPEDIGPNIKLNMNRCILCARCVLVANQLTKEREHGILFRGDHAEISTNLNKALTSDFIGNVIDVCPVGALTDRTARFASRVWFTKPMNGTCECSKCAGKAVVWMKGEEVIRVTGRKDQYDEVQDWICDECRFHKKDLKFWTIEGPRHIDRHSVISLNHYEKPKNMISLLDNPDAKELSDKDVK, encoded by the coding sequence ATGAGCGAAGAAATTAAAAAATTCAAAATAACCATAGACGGACAAACTACCGAAGTTTTGCCTGGTACTTCTATTTTAGAAGCAGCGAGACAAATCGGCGGTAAATCTGTACCACCCGCAATGTGTTATTACAAACCGCTGGAATCAAGTGGCGGTAGATGTAGAACTTGTTTGGTAGAAGTTTCTAAAGGTTCTGACGCTGATACACGACCGATGCCTAAATTAGTGGCAAGTTGTAGAACAAGCGTAATGGACGGAATGGAAGTAAAAAATCTTCAGTCTGAAAAAACACAGGAAGCTAGAAATGCGGTAACCGAATTCTTATTAATTAATCACCCGCTAGATTGCCCAATTTGCGATCAAGCTGGAGAATGTCATTTACAGGATTTAAGTTACGAGCACGGTTTAGAAAAAACAAGAACAGAATTCGAAAGAAGAACTTTTGAACCGGAAGATATTGGTCCTAATATTAAATTGAATATGAACCGTTGCATCTTGTGCGCAAGATGTGTTTTGGTGGCTAATCAATTGACTAAAGAAAGAGAACACGGTATTTTATTCAGAGGTGATCACGCAGAGATTTCAACCAATTTAAATAAAGCTTTAACGAGTGACTTCATCGGAAACGTAATCGATGTTTGCCCAGTTGGTGCTTTAACAGATAGAACGGCTAGATTTGCAAGCAGAGTTTGGTTTACAAAACCGATGAACGGAACTTGCGAATGTTCTAAATGTGCAGGTAAAGCTGTCGTTTGGATGAAAGGCGAAGAAGTGATCAGAGTAACTGGTAGAAAAGATCAATACGATGAAGTTCAGGACTGGATTTGTGACGAGTGCAGATTCCATAAAAAGGATTTGAAATTTTGGACTATCGAAGGACCACGTCATATCGATCGCCATTCGGTAATCTCTTTGAACCATTACGAAAAACCTAAAAATATGATTAGTCTTTTGGATAATCCAGATGCCAAAGAACTAAGCGATAAAGACGTGAAATAA
- the nuoL gene encoding NADH-quinone oxidoreductase subunit L, which produces MENLVYAIILLPLAGFLFNGLFGKKLPKMVVGTLATAVVFASFIIALSLFLKFDADSQPVIVRAFEWFRINGIQVNFAFQIDQLSLMMIMIITGIGSLIHLYSIGYMSTDEGFYKFFSYLNLFIFMMLLLVMGSNYLILFIGWEGVGLCSYLLIGFWYKNKEYGAAARKAFIMNRIGDLGMIIGILMIAYQTNAIDYLSVAQISGKFELDSGIIIFITASLFIGAVGKSAQIPLFTWLPDAMAGPTPVSALIHAATMVTAGIYLVVRSNFLFSLAPTTMDAILFIGLLTALVAAFIGLRQNDIKKVLAYSTVSQLGFMFVAVGVGAYTTAMFHLMTHAFFKALLFLGSGSVIHAMSGEQDMRLMGGLKKKIPITHITFLIGTLAISGFPFLSGMISKDEILANVYGRSPFLWVILFIIAAMTAIYMFRAYYLTFHGEFRGTEEQKSHLHESPLNMTLPLVVLAALSVVGGFINLPHFIGHGNYAKLGSWLQNIYVYDVELAEVPLMTELILLGLTVLMFFAVWFFVKNTYVNKKKMALPEENYVGWEKLSNRKLFIDELNNATFVKFIEGLGVAGNMFDKGVLKRFVDYIGIGAEDSGRAAKKLQNGNVENYVLIMSLAIGIILIVNFILQ; this is translated from the coding sequence ATGGAAAATTTAGTTTACGCGATTATACTTTTACCACTTGCAGGATTTCTATTCAACGGTCTGTTCGGAAAAAAGCTTCCGAAGATGGTGGTAGGAACTTTGGCAACTGCTGTAGTATTTGCTTCATTTATTATTGCTTTGAGTTTATTCTTAAAGTTTGATGCAGATTCACAACCCGTTATTGTAAGAGCATTTGAATGGTTTAGAATCAATGGTATTCAGGTGAATTTCGCCTTCCAGATTGATCAGCTTTCATTAATGATGATTATGATTATTACCGGAATCGGATCTTTAATACACCTCTACTCTATTGGATACATGAGCACTGACGAAGGTTTTTATAAATTCTTTTCTTATCTGAATTTATTTATCTTCATGATGTTGCTTTTAGTAATGGGAAGCAATTACCTGATCCTTTTCATCGGATGGGAAGGTGTTGGATTATGTTCTTATTTACTGATTGGTTTCTGGTACAAAAATAAAGAGTACGGTGCTGCGGCAAGAAAGGCATTTATCATGAACCGTATTGGTGACTTGGGAATGATCATCGGAATATTGATGATTGCTTATCAAACTAACGCCATTGATTACCTTTCTGTAGCTCAAATTTCAGGGAAATTTGAATTAGATTCAGGTATTATTATTTTCATCACAGCGAGTTTATTTATTGGAGCGGTAGGGAAATCTGCACAGATTCCATTATTCACTTGGCTTCCTGATGCGATGGCTGGACCAACTCCAGTTTCAGCGTTAATCCACGCTGCGACGATGGTTACTGCTGGTATTTATTTAGTAGTCCGTTCTAACTTCTTATTCTCACTGGCCCCAACGACTATGGACGCTATTCTATTCATCGGTTTATTAACTGCTTTAGTTGCGGCATTTATCGGTCTTAGACAAAACGATATTAAAAAAGTTTTAGCATATTCTACCGTTTCTCAACTGGGCTTTATGTTCGTTGCAGTTGGTGTCGGTGCTTATACTACTGCAATGTTCCACTTAATGACGCACGCATTTTTCAAAGCGTTATTATTCTTAGGTTCAGGTTCTGTTATTCATGCTATGAGCGGAGAACAGGATATGAGATTAATGGGTGGTTTAAAGAAAAAAATTCCAATTACACATATTACATTCTTAATCGGAACATTAGCAATTTCAGGATTCCCATTCCTTTCCGGAATGATTTCTAAAGATGAAATTTTAGCAAATGTTTACGGAAGAAGTCCATTTCTGTGGGTCATTCTTTTCATCATTGCAGCAATGACGGCGATTTATATGTTCAGAGCGTACTACCTAACTTTCCACGGAGAGTTTAGAGGAACTGAAGAACAGAAAAGTCACCTTCACGAAAGTCCTTTAAATATGACTTTACCATTAGTAGTTCTTGCAGCACTTTCTGTTGTAGGAGGTTTCATTAATCTTCCGCATTTTATCGGTCACGGTAATTATGCGAAATTAGGAAGTTGGTTACAAAACATTTACGTTTATGATGTAGAACTTGCTGAAGTTCCTTTAATGACTGAACTGATTCTTTTAGGTCTAACTGTTTTAATGTTCTTTGCCGTGTGGTTCTTTGTTAAAAACACCTACGTCAACAAGAAAAAAATGGCTCTACCGGAAGAGAATTATGTTGGCTGGGAAAAACTTTCCAACAGAAAATTATTTATCGACGAATTGAACAACGCAACATTTGTGAAATTTATCGAAGGTCTTGGTGTTGCTGGAAATATGTTTGACAAAGGAGTTCTAAAAAGATTTGTCGATTACATTGGTATCGGAGCAGAAGATTCTGGAAGAGCCGCAAAAAAGCTACAGAACGGAAATGTAGAGAATTATGTTCTCATCATGTCTTTGGCTATCGGAATTATTTTAATTGTTAACTTTATATTACAATAG
- a CDS encoding NADH-quinone oxidoreductase subunit J, protein MEQIIFFFVAFLALVSGFYFVFAKNALYSILSLIVTFFSIAALYILLNAQFLGIVQIIVYAGAIMVLFLYILMMLNLNKEDESRKKNLPKFIGVFSAGLLLVGILGAFKGLNQKTYAGDVDSSIGLTKNLGRLLFNEYVLPFELASILILAGIVGAVLIGKKDL, encoded by the coding sequence ATGGAACAAATCATATTTTTCTTCGTGGCATTTTTAGCGTTAGTAAGTGGATTTTATTTTGTTTTTGCAAAAAATGCACTCTACTCTATTTTGTCATTGATTGTTACCTTCTTTTCGATTGCAGCTCTTTATATTTTATTGAATGCGCAGTTCTTAGGAATTGTACAAATTATCGTTTATGCTGGTGCAATCATGGTATTGTTCCTTTATATCTTAATGATGCTGAACCTGAATAAAGAAGATGAAAGTAGAAAGAAAAACCTTCCAAAATTCATCGGAGTATTTTCCGCAGGATTATTATTGGTAGGAATTTTAGGAGCCTTCAAAGGATTAAACCAAAAAACATATGCAGGTGATGTCGATTCATCTATTGGTTTAACTAAAAACCTTGGTAGATTATTGTTTAACGAATATGTTTTACCGTTTGAACTGGCTTCAATCCTTATTCTTGCCGGAATTGTAGGTGCAGTATTAATTGGTAAAAAAGATTTATAG
- a CDS encoding NuoM family protein — protein sequence MSYLLLTSLLLPLVGSVLVFAWKNPASKYLALGIAFAQMLLTFYMLSNFDFKPTVDGVLQYEINYPWSNYIKSNLHFGIDGMSMLMLLLTNILTPLIILSAFNEKPGYRNTFYGLILLMQFGLVGVFTSLDGLLFYIFWEVTLIPIWLIAGIWGQEDKKVQFTTRFFVYTFVGSLFMLIGLIYVYNHSASFALTDLYNADLTSGAQTVIFWFIFFAFAVKLPIFPFHSWQPDTYTYSPTQGSMLLSGIMLKMAVYGLLRWLLPITPEPILGLSGQIVLVLAIIGVVHGALIAIIQNDSKRLIAYSSLSHVGLMTAGIMASAILTMKGTLMIEGGEGALVQAFAHGINVVGLFYCADILYKRFKTRDIRKMGGLARVAPKFAVLFMVILLGSIALPLTNGFVGEFILIKSIFDYSILAAVIGGTTMIFSSVYLFRFYAKAMLGEGDEEVLASAGDLTGVEFSVLASLVVFVIFLGVFPQPILDMVNSSLKFIFTSMMN from the coding sequence ATGTCATACCTATTATTAACATCATTGCTATTACCTCTGGTAGGTTCTGTATTGGTGTTCGCGTGGAAAAATCCCGCCAGTAAATATCTCGCATTAGGAATTGCATTTGCACAAATGTTATTGACCTTTTATATGCTGTCGAATTTCGATTTCAAACCTACCGTTGACGGAGTTTTGCAATACGAAATTAATTATCCTTGGTCCAATTATATCAAAAGTAATCTTCATTTCGGTATTGATGGAATGAGTATGTTGATGTTGTTATTAACCAACATTTTAACACCGCTGATTATTCTTTCTGCCTTTAATGAAAAACCGGGATATAGAAATACGTTCTACGGATTAATTCTATTGATGCAATTCGGATTGGTAGGAGTTTTCACTTCTTTAGATGGTTTATTATTCTACATCTTTTGGGAAGTAACTTTAATTCCAATTTGGTTAATCGCTGGAATCTGGGGACAGGAAGACAAGAAAGTACAATTTACCACTAGGTTCTTTGTATACACATTTGTTGGTTCCCTATTTATGTTGATTGGTTTAATCTACGTTTACAATCACTCCGCTTCATTTGCGTTGACCGATTTGTATAATGCAGACTTAACTAGTGGTGCACAAACAGTGATCTTCTGGTTTATCTTCTTTGCCTTTGCCGTGAAGTTACCGATATTCCCTTTCCATTCTTGGCAACCGGATACTTATACGTATTCACCAACACAAGGTTCCATGTTACTTTCGGGGATTATGTTGAAGATGGCCGTATATGGTTTATTACGATGGTTACTGCCGATTACGCCGGAGCCGATTTTAGGACTTTCAGGACAAATTGTATTAGTGCTCGCAATTATTGGCGTCGTTCATGGTGCTTTAATTGCCATCATTCAGAATGACTCAAAACGTTTAATCGCTTATTCATCTCTATCTCACGTTGGTTTGATGACTGCCGGAATTATGGCTTCTGCAATCTTAACAATGAAAGGAACCTTAATGATTGAAGGTGGTGAAGGTGCATTAGTTCAAGCATTTGCTCACGGTATAAACGTGGTAGGTTTATTCTATTGTGCTGATATTCTTTACAAAAGATTCAAAACCAGAGATATCCGAAAAATGGGTGGTTTGGCCAGAGTAGCTCCGAAATTTGCTGTTTTATTCATGGTGATATTATTAGGATCAATTGCGCTTCCTTTAACCAATGGTTTCGTAGGAGAATTCATCTTAATTAAATCAATTTTCGATTACAGTATTCTTGCTGCCGTCATTGGTGGAACAACCATGATTTTCTCTTCCGTTTATCTTTTCAGATTTTATGCAAAAGCAATGTTGGGAGAAGGTGATGAAGAAGTGCTGGCAAGTGCAGGAGATTTAACCGGAGTTGAATTTTCAGTATTGGCAAGTTTGGTTGTTTTTGTAATATTCTTAGGAGTATTTCCACAACCGATCCTCGATATGGTGAACAGTTCATTGAAGTTTATTTTCACTTCAATGATGAATTAA
- a CDS encoding NuoI/complex I 23 kDa subunit family protein, giving the protein MKLTNRSKVVSNKEMTFMEKLYLPEIFKGMAITLKHAIAGPKGKVWSYPEQIKPRAKVWRGLHVLKRDEEGRERCTACGLCAVTCPAEAITMTGAERTKDEKHLYREEKYASVYEINMLRCIFCGLCEEACPKSAIYLTDRLVDVGTNRGSFVYGKDRLVEKINERIDITERQSELQKKSVK; this is encoded by the coding sequence ATGAAACTGACAAACAGATCAAAAGTAGTCTCAAATAAAGAGATGACTTTTATGGAAAAATTATACCTTCCTGAGATTTTCAAGGGAATGGCAATAACTTTAAAGCACGCAATAGCAGGTCCGAAAGGAAAAGTTTGGTCTTACCCGGAACAAATAAAACCACGGGCGAAAGTATGGCGTGGACTTCATGTCTTGAAGCGTGACGAAGAAGGCAGAGAACGATGTACAGCTTGTGGACTTTGTGCAGTAACATGTCCTGCAGAAGCAATTACAATGACGGGGGCTGAACGTACCAAAGACGAAAAACATTTATATCGTGAAGAAAAATACGCATCGGTTTATGAAATCAATATGCTGCGATGTATTTTCTGTGGTCTTTGTGAAGAGGCTTGCCCGAAATCAGCGATTTACTTAACAGACCGTTTGGTTGATGTAGGAACAAACCGTGGAAGTTTCGTTTATGGCAAAGACAGATTGGTGGAAAAGATCAATGAAAGAATTGATATTACAGAGCGTCAAAGTGAATTGCAAAAAAAATCAGTAAAATAG
- the nuoE gene encoding complex I 24 kDa subunit family protein, with product MSETIAFTPETLAQVHKITARYPVERKKSALIPVLHLAQKEFGGWLQVPVMDYVAELLEIKPIEVYEVATFYSMFNMKPVGKYVLEVCQTGPCMLNGSDEIIQYIKETLNINAGETSADGLFTLKTVECLGACGYAPMMQLGKFYHEHLTKEKVNEILELCRQGTLALD from the coding sequence ATGAGCGAAACGATTGCTTTTACACCTGAAACATTAGCTCAGGTTCATAAAATTACCGCAAGATATCCGGTCGAAAGAAAAAAATCAGCACTGATTCCAGTGCTTCATTTGGCACAAAAAGAATTTGGTGGATGGTTACAAGTTCCAGTAATGGATTATGTAGCTGAGCTGCTGGAAATTAAACCAATTGAGGTTTATGAAGTAGCGACTTTCTACAGTATGTTCAACATGAAACCTGTTGGAAAATACGTTTTAGAAGTTTGCCAAACAGGACCTTGTATGCTGAATGGTAGCGATGAAATCATTCAATATATCAAAGAAACCTTGAATATCAATGCTGGCGAAACTTCTGCCGATGGATTATTTACTTTGAAAACGGTAGAATGTCTTGGCGCTTGTGGCTATGCTCCGATGATGCAACTCGGGAAATTTTATCATGAACATTTAACAAAAGAAAAAGTAAACGAAATCCTTGAGCTTTGCAGACAGGGAACGCTTGCTTTGGATTAA
- the nuoK gene encoding NADH-quinone oxidoreductase subunit NuoK, whose product MGEVNTFIQAVPLEYFIILSSVLFCLGVMGVLIRKNAIIILGCVELMLNSVNLLLAAFSSYKGDGNGQILVFFIMVVAAAEVAVGLAIIAMLYRNTKSVDISIFNKLRG is encoded by the coding sequence ATGGGAGAAGTAAATACATTTATACAGGCAGTACCATTAGAATATTTTATTATTCTGAGTTCTGTTTTGTTCTGCCTCGGCGTAATGGGGGTTTTAATCCGCAAAAATGCCATCATCATTTTAGGATGTGTAGAGTTGATGCTGAATTCTGTAAACCTTTTGCTCGCTGCTTTTTCATCTTATAAAGGTGACGGAAACGGGCAGATTCTGGTTTTCTTTATCATGGTAGTTGCCGCGGCAGAAGTTGCTGTAGGTTTAGCAATTATCGCCATGTTGTACAGAAATACAAAATCGGTAGACATTAGTATTTTTAATAAATTAAGAGGATAA
- the nuoF gene encoding NADH-quinone oxidoreductase subunit NuoF, whose translation MSKKLLLKDAHIEGIRTFEVYRKQGGYDAAEKAFKMIPDEITEEVKTSGLRGRGGAGFPTGMKWSFLAKPEGVPRYLVVNADESEPGTFKDRYLMEHIPHLLIEGMIISAFALGAHTGYIYIRGEFAWIPDILEKAIEEAKAAGFLGKNILGTGFDLEIYVHRGAGAYICGEETALLESLEGKRGNPRLKPPFPAVKGLWECPTVVNNVETIAAVVPIINITGAEYAKIGVGRSTGTKLISACGNINKPGVYEIDMTISVEEFIYSDEYCGGIPNGKKLKACIPGGSSVPIVPANLLLKTINGEPRIMNYESLADGGFATGTMMGSGGFIVLDEDQSVVKHTLTLSRFYAHESCGQCTPCREGTPWMRMILEKIYSGKGTMADIDLLWDVQRKIEGNTICPLGDAAAWPVAAAIRHFRDEFEWYIDNPESQTRNYGLAHYADPIPVPAKAE comes from the coding sequence ATGAGTAAAAAACTTTTACTTAAAGACGCGCATATAGAAGGAATCCGGACCTTCGAAGTTTACCGAAAACAAGGTGGCTACGATGCTGCGGAAAAAGCTTTCAAAATGATTCCCGACGAAATCACCGAAGAAGTAAAAACTTCTGGACTGAGAGGTCGTGGTGGAGCAGGTTTCCCTACCGGAATGAAATGGAGTTTTTTGGCAAAACCAGAAGGCGTACCAAGATATTTGGTGGTGAATGCTGATGAATCTGAACCCGGAACTTTCAAAGACCGGTATTTGATGGAACATATTCCCCATCTTTTAATCGAAGGAATGATTATTTCTGCTTTCGCTTTGGGAGCTCATACAGGATATATTTATATTCGTGGAGAATTTGCCTGGATTCCAGATATTTTGGAAAAAGCAATTGAAGAAGCCAAAGCCGCTGGATTTTTAGGAAAAAATATTTTAGGAACAGGTTTCGATTTAGAAATTTATGTTCATCGTGGTGCTGGTGCCTATATCTGTGGTGAAGAAACTGCCCTTTTAGAATCTCTGGAAGGTAAAAGAGGAAACCCTCGTTTGAAACCACCCTTCCCTGCTGTTAAAGGACTTTGGGAATGCCCGACCGTTGTAAATAACGTAGAAACAATTGCCGCAGTTGTTCCAATTATTAATATTACTGGAGCAGAATACGCTAAGATTGGAGTTGGCCGTTCAACAGGTACGAAATTAATTTCTGCGTGTGGTAACATCAACAAACCAGGTGTTTACGAAATCGACATGACCATTTCCGTAGAAGAATTCATTTATTCTGATGAATATTGTGGTGGTATTCCAAACGGTAAAAAATTAAAAGCCTGTATTCCAGGTGGTAGTTCTGTACCGATTGTTCCCGCTAATTTATTATTAAAAACCATCAATGGTGAACCAAGAATAATGAATTATGAATCCCTTGCTGATGGTGGTTTTGCTACCGGAACAATGATGGGTTCAGGAGGATTTATCGTTTTAGATGAAGATCAGTCTGTAGTTAAACATACTTTAACGCTCTCAAGATTCTACGCTCACGAAAGTTGTGGACAATGTACCCCTTGTAGAGAAGGAACACCTTGGATGCGTATGATTTTAGAAAAAATCTACAGTGGAAAGGGAACGATGGCAGATATTGATTTGCTGTGGGATGTTCAAAGAAAAATCGAAGGAAATACAATTTGTCCGCTTGGTGACGCTGCCGCTTGGCCAGTTGCTGCAGCAATTCGTCATTTCCGTGATGAGTTCGAATGGTATATTGATAATCCGGAATCTCAGACAAGAAATTATGGTTTAGCTCATTATGCTGATCCAATTCCGGTTCCTGCAAAAGCAGAGTAA